The sequence below is a genomic window from Candidatus Neomarinimicrobiota bacterium.
GAGTACTTTTGCCTTGGCGTCCCCGCTTATCGACTTCGCTTTCAAGTTCCTATCAGTCAAAAAGGGATTCAGCGTTTCTACCGCATCATGAGAATGTGTATCTATCAACATACGGTTCAGAACCTATCTGAACTGTCAGGATCCATTGAGCTGGATGAGACCATGTTCGGTGGAAGAAAACCGGGAAAACGGGGTTGGGGAGCTGAGGGTAAGATCATTGTCTTTGGCATGTATAAACGGAACGGCCTCGTCGTGACATTCCCGGTACCCAGCCGCGGCAAAAAGACTCTGTTATCACTCATTACAACGCATACCAGGCCAGGCAGTTTGTACTACACCGATGACTGGCATGCCTATGGTTCTTTATCCATTACGGGTAATCATGTGGTTGTCACTAAGGAAAAAGGGAAGCCCAAAGGGAGAGCCCATCTTAACAGTATTGAGGGGTTTTGGAGCTACGCCAAACATTGGCTCTATCAATACCGTGGTGTCCTTCAATCCCATTTTCCCCTGTATCTCAAAGAAATAGAATGGCGATTCAACAACCGAAGAAACAACTTGATTCCCCTGTTAAGAAAAATGATCAAACACACCAAACCTCATTACCCCTTAGTGCAACTTTGGGTGTGAATTACCAAAAATATTATGAGGATTTGATTA
It includes:
- a CDS encoding IS1595 family transposase, with amino-acid sequence MEYFCLGVPAYRLRFQVPISQKGIQRFYRIMRMCIYQHTVQNLSELSGSIELDETMFGGRKPGKRGWGAEGKIIVFGMYKRNGLVVTFPVPSRGKKTLLSLITTHTRPGSLYYTDDWHAYGSLSITGNHVVVTKEKGKPKGRAHLNSIEGFWSYAKHWLYQYRGVLQSHFPLYLKEIEWRFNNRRNNLIPLLRKMIKHTKPHYPLVQLWV